Part of the Flagellimonas eckloniae genome, ACAGAATAATAATATTTGCCACTTTTGCCAAAGTTACTGTCCAGAAATTCCAGGGATTTTTGCTTCAAATCCTTTCCTGTAAAAATGCCAAGTTTGTACATTTTTTCAGCGGTCACTTTTCCAACTCCGTAGAACTTTCTAATATCCAGTTCTTCCAAGAATTGAATAACCTCTTCCGGATTTACAGTTTTTTGTCCATTAGGCTTATTATAGTCACTGGCAACTTTGGCAATAAATTTATTGATGGAAATTCCAGCAGAAGCTGTCAATCCTGTTTTGTCTAAAATCTTTTGTCGAATTTCTTTAGCGACAAGCGTTGCGGAGGGGTTTCCCTTTTTGTTTTCGGTTACATCAAGATAAGCTTCATCCAATGAAAGTGGCTCTACCAAATCAGTATACTCAAAAAATATTGCGCGTACCTGCTGTGAAATTTCTTTGTACCGATCATACCGGGGTTTTACAAAAATTAAATCTGGGCAATTTCTTCTGGCAATGTATCCTGCCATGGCACTGCGAACACCAAATTTTCGAGCCTCATAACTAGCAGCAGAAACAACGCCGCGTTTTGACCCTCCGCCCACAGCAACAGGTTTTCCTTTAAGTTCAGGATTATCATGTTGCTCTACAGAAGCATAGAATGCATCCATATCCACATGTATGATTTTTCGTAAAGGAAAATCCAAATCCATACCCAAATTTAGGCTATATTTAGTTTGATGGAACACTTGGAAATTGAACGTAAGTTTTTGGTAAAATCAAATGCTTATAAAGATGGGGCAAAATCCCAAACACGAATTGTACAAGGGTTTTTAAATACCCATTCTGAGCGAACGGTTAGGGTAAGAATTAAAGGAGAGCAGGGATTTTTGACCATAAAAGGAATGAGCAATGAATCTGGCACAACACGATTTGAATGGGAAACTGAAATATCTGTAGCCGAAGCAACTAACCTTATCGATTTATGTGAGCCCATTATTCTGGAAAAGATTCGGTATGAGGTGCCGGTTGGAAAACATAGTTATGAGGTGGACGAATTTTTAGGAGAGAACAAAGGACTGATTGTTGCAGAGATAGAATTAGACCACGAAGATGAGGTTTTTAAAAAACCTGATTGGCTAGGAAAAGAAGTTACCGGTGAAGTGAAGTATTATAATTCACAACTATCTAACCAACCCTATAATCAATGGAAAAAGCATTGATATAAAGTATTATTTTTCCCTTACCGGAATCCAAATTTCTTCTTCTGAATTTGGGTCATTGCTCCTATACCTACTTCCTAAAACTTCAAAGTGAGGTCTATTATCCAATAGATATTCTGAGTTGGGGAGCCATTTCGTAAAAATATATTGAAATATACTTTTGTCTTGGCTGGGACCTTTATAAAAAAACACTGCATACATACCTCCTTCAAGAGTAAAGTGATTCATTTCATTTGGAACAGTATCAAAATTGGTCACTTCTGCAACCGCCCACTTCGTGAACCCTTTTTTTGGGTCAAAACCCGTAAAATATGATGGGTCGTATACTTGCATTGATATCAAATCTGAGGTAGCCCTGTTCTTAATTTCATGCACTCTGGGCATAAGGCTGCCCCAAAGCTCGCCGGTTCGGTCGGCCAATAAATTCATACTAAGAGATACCCCAACTAGCTTTTTTGGATGCAATAGTTTTATGGCTGATTGCATATACTTCTGCTAAAGAGCACCTTTGAATTGGTCTAAAAAGCGAATGTCGTTCTCGCTCAATAGTCGTATGTCTGAGATTTGATGTAACAAAAGTGCAATACGATCAATACCCATACCAAAAGCAAAACCTGAATAGACCTCTGGGTCTATATCACAATTTTGTAGAACATTGGGATCAACCATACCACATCCCATAATCTCGAGCCAGCCAGTGCCTTTTGTCATGCGATAATCCGTCTCGGTTTCAAGGCCCCAATATACATCCACCTCGGCACTTGGCTCTGTAAATGGGAAATAGGAGGGGCGCAATCTAATCTTTGATTTTCCAAACATTTCAGAAGTAAAATATTGCAATGTTTGTTTCAAATCGGCAAAGGAAACATCCTTATCAACATATAAACCTTCTACTTGATGAAAAAAACAATGAGATCTTGCCGAAATAGCTTCATTTCGATAAACTCTTCCTGGCGAAATGGTACGAATAGGAGGCTTATTACTTTCCATATATCGCACCTGTACAGAAGAGGTATGGGTTCGCAACAAGATATCTGGATCTGTTTGAACAAAGAATGTATCCTGCATATCTCGCGCAGGATGGTATTCTGGTAAGTTCAAAGCTGTAAAGTTGTGCCAATCATCTTCAATTTCGGGGCCTTCTGAAACATTAAATCCAATCCTGGAAAAAATATCAATAATTTTATTTTTTACTATGGAAATGGGATGTCTTGCACCTATTTCAATAGGTTCACCAGGTCTGGTTAAATCCCCATACTGCCCTTTGGTGTCTGTAGTATTTTCAAGAGCTTGTTTTAAGACAGTTACTTTGTTCGCGGCTGCAGCTTTAAGCTGATTGACTACCTGACCAAATTCTTTTTTTTGATGATTAGGGACATTTTTAAACGCTCCGAAGAAGTCATTCAAAAGACCTTTCTTTCCTAAATATTTTATTCGGAAAGTTTCTATTTCATCTTTGGAGGTCGAAACGAATTGCTCTATCTCTTTAATATGCTCCTTTATGGTTTCAATCATAGCTGTTGGCACAATTTATTGGCCAACAAATTTAGTGATTTGTCCTTGAATATATAGGCAATCATAAGGTGAACACCTACCGTTGCACATTTAATTGGAGAATTCATCTTTTATGTTGAGTTCTACCCAGGCCATGCAACTTTTAAAATCATCAAAAATATGTTTTGTTGGAATCAAATCTGGGATAATGTCAATTCGCTCCATCATGTATTTGGGTTGATCCAGAACGTTTACAAGTAAAACATGTACATCCCTGTTTTTTAAATCTTGAAGAACATCTTCCATGGCGTATAATCCCGATTGATCCATATACTGCATACGCCCCATCCTAATTATAACTGCAGATGCTGTATCTGGAATTTGATTTGCAAGCTGCTGAAATTCGCTGGTTGAACCAAAGAACAAAGGGCCTTTAACATGCTTTATAAAAACTTCCTGTGCCAAATTGTTTGGAAAGTCTTTTTCATCGGCCCATGCCTTTTCTTGTGTCAATGGTTTTACATCTGACCGTTTTGCAGTTAGATCACCCATTTTTTTCATAAACATCAACGATGCAAAGACCAATCCAATGCCCACGGCATATACCAAGTTCCATGTGGAAGAAAGCACCATTACGGATAACATGATGATAACTTCGGAACTTAATTTAACGGGTCCTAGTTTTATATCTTTTGGAAGATAGGGAATGGCTTTTAATCCTTTGTAGTCCATTACACCGATTCCGACTGTTACCAATATACCTGCCAAAACCGCTGCTGGAATTTGGGATGCCACAGGACCAAGGGCCAATAGTATAATTAATAACAGAATTCCTGCAATCATGCCAGATAATCTGGTTTTACCACCTGAATTAATATTCACCACTGTTCTAATCGTGGCTCCCGCCCCAGGAATACCTCCAAAAAGAGCAGCTACACTATTACCAATTCCTTGCCCCACCAATTCTTTATTTGGCTTGTGTTTGGTTTGGGTCATATTATCCGCAACTACTGATGTTAGCAGGGAATCAATGGCGCCAAGAAGAGATAGTGTGAGCGCAGTAAAAATATATGGGGCAATGGAGCTAATTTTAAACTGTGTGAAAATTTCCAAATTTGGGATGGGCAATCCACTGGGGATTTCCTCAATTGGACGATAATTGATTCCAAATCCGTATGCAACACCAGAAACCACTACCAAAGCAACTAAAGTACTTGGAACGGCCGTTGTAATTCGTTTAAAACCATAGATAATAAAAATAGTGGCCAATGCCAATGTCAATTCCAGCCAATTAATCTTTTTTAGTGCTCTTGGCAATACTTTGAAAGTCCCCACCACCCCAGAGGCATCTTTTGCAGCCAAAGTTTTAGCTTCTTTTTGCATATCTGCTGGTGTAATTTGTTCGGCTCTTTTTATGGTTTCTTCAAAATCTTCAAGAACCAAAATTCCTTCTCCAGCTTCTTCCTTGAGAATATTTTCTAAGATTTCTTCCTCGGCATCTGCCATAAATCGACTTACATACTCTTCATCCTCTTTAGGATAATAACCTATGGCAGGAAGAATTTGGGTTACTAGAATGATAACACCAATGGCTGTCATAAACCCTGAAACTACCGGATAGGGAATATATTTTATGTACTTACCCAGTCCCAACAACCCAAGGCCTATCTGCATAATACCGGCTAAAAGAAATATGGTGAGAATTGCTGGGAGGGCTTTTTCTATATCGCCATCATTTATAGCAACAATACCGGCAATAACAACCATACTTACAGCAGTCATTGGAGCTGTAGGTCCAGATATTTGAGTGTTTGTCCCTCCAAAAAGTGCAGCAAAAAAACTAATAAAGATTGCTCCATATAATCCTGCACTGGGGCCAAGACCGGAACTTACTCCAAATGCAAGTGCCAGTGGCAAGGCTACTATACCAGCAGTAATGCCACCAAATAAATCTCCTCTAAAATGTTTAAACATTGCTGATCGGTTATTATAGAAGTATTGCTGTCAAGATAGCAATTTTGCGAAACTAAAAAAGGCCAATGAAATGTTAAACATAGGCCTTTTAAAATTATAATTGATAAGTGTTTTACATATAACTGACCTTTCCATTAGAAATATCATACATACCTCCAACAATAAGTATTTCTCCATTGTCTTCCATCTCTTTTAGGACAGGACTTTGGTTTCTAATGTTATCAATGGTCATCCGCACATTTTTTTCCGCAACAGCGTTCACAAAATCAATATTTTTAGATGTACGTTCAGCAGCATCGGCAGGTTCTGAAACAGCTTTCACGGCAGGTCTTATTTTGCTAAGAAGCTCCGTTAAGTTTCCCATTTTGGCATCGTCACATGCTCCTTTTACAGCACCGCAACTTGTATGTCCCAACACCACTATTATTTTGGTGCCAGCCAATTTACAGGCAAATTCCATGCTTCCAAGAATATCTTCATTGACAATATTACCAGCTACACGAGCACTAAAAATATCACCAACTCCTTGATCAAATATGAGTTCTGCGGAGACACGGGAGTCTATACAGCCCAAAATAGTCGCAAAAGGATACTGTCCTGTTGTTGTTTCAACAACTTGGGTCAAGAGGTTTCTATCCGTTTGATTTTGATCCACAAAACGTTTGTTGCCTTCTTTTAAAAGTTCCCATGCCGCATTGGGATTTAAAGCTGCTTGTGTTTCTTTAGTCTGTGTTATCATGTGCTAGATTTTTATGTCGATTAATATCTAATTTGAAAAATTTAATATAACTCTCTGGATTTTCAACCACACCCCTTTCGGAAACAAGCTTTATCCCAATATTTTTATTTCTTGCTTTTTCAGAGAAATCTTCAAGGATTTCAATGATGTCGTTATCTAAAAATCGCGTCTTCCTAACATCCAATTCAAGATATGAATTTTCGGGAAGACTGTCTAATTCCTTAAGAATGGCTCCTTTATTAAAGAAGGTTACTTCTTCGGCGAAGGTCATTTTTATTTTATGGGCCCCGTTGCTTTTATCTTCAATATGAAGGAAATGCGAATTTTGATAACTTTTTATCAAGATTACAACAATACCAACCGCCAGTCCCATACCTATTCCAATAAGCAAATCGGTAAATACAATTCCCAATACGGTAACCACAAAAGGGACAAATTGTTTCCAACCCAAATTGTACATTTTTTTAAATAATCCTGGTTTGGCCAATTTATATCCTACTATAAAAAGGATTGCCGCCAAGACGGATAGAGGAATCATGTTGAGTAGTTTGGGAATAAGCATAACTGAAATCAACAGGAAAAAGCCATGAATAATTGCAGAAGCTTTTGTTCTTCCGCCGGATTGAATGTTTGCGGAACTACGCACAATAACTTGGGTAACTGGCAAACCACCGAGCATTCCAGAAATACTATTGCCAACTCCCTGTGCCAAAAGTTCCTTATTTGTTGGGGTAGTTCTTTTATGGGGATCCAACTTATCAGTAGCTTCAACGCAAAGAAGGGTTTCTAAACTGGCAACCAAAGCAATGGTAAAGGCGGTAATCCAAATTTCCGGATTCCCTATTACGGCGAAGTTTGGAAAACTTAAAAGTGTTCCGAAAGACTGAATGCTATCCGGAATAGGGACGCTTACCAGATGATCATTGGAAATGGAAAGTGATGCATTGTCTTTTGTAAAAATATAGTACAATATTCCAACGACAACAGCAACCAAAGGACCTTGTACCAATTGAAATATTTTTGATTTCTTACTCAGCACCTTATCCCACAAAATAAGAATAAACAGAGCTGCAACGGCTATAAGGGTTGCACCAGGACTTATAAAATTAAAGGTGTTTATGATTTCACTAAATGTATTTTCGCCATCGACCTGAAAGAATGAAAAATCCCCTTCTGGATCGGAATCATAGCCAAAAAAGTGGGGAATCTGTTTTAGGATTATAATTATCCCAATACCTGTCAACATTCCTTTAATAACAGATGACGGAAAATAATAGGCTATCACCCCGGCCTTTAAAATACTGAAGATGATTTGTATTAATCCTCCAAGAACTACGGCTACCAAAAAATTTTCAAAGCCTCCCAAAGTGCCAATAGCGGTAAGAACAATAGCTGCAAGGCCCGCAGCCGGACCACTTACACCTATTTGGGAGCCACTGAGCGCTCCAACAATAATACCTCCAACAATTCCTGCAATTAATCCAGAAAACAAAGGAGCTCCACTCGCAAGTGCAATTCCCAAACAGAGTGGCAGTGCCACAAAGAAAACCACAATACTTGCAGGCAAGTCATTTTTTATATACTTGAACATAAAAATAAGATTTAGCCTTCAAAGGATAAATTTTGTTGAAGGCAGTTGAAAATTAATTAAACTTAAGATATTGAAGTTACGCCAATTTACGAGGAGGGGGGAGAAGAATATCAGCTTTAAAATCTGAACTGAAATTTATATAGATAGCGTAATTTTGAGATTGATTTTGAAAGTAATCACAGTTTGATACTAGGGAATTAGTATAGAACATGTCTTTTTCATCAAACTTCTTTTCTGACTCCTTCTCTTTGCTTTTTTCTTCCTCACTATTATCCAAAAAAACAAACATATCGTAGTCCTTGTCCAATAGGGGCAAAACAGAAGGAGCCAATATGGAAAATATTAGCATTATTGCGATTAATGGAAAGGCTATCGTTTTTAACACCTTGCTTGTTTTAAGGTAAAAATAATAGTAAAGCTATTAATTTTTCTTAAATAAATTTTAAAAATCCTTTAGCAGCCTAATATTTTCATCCAGTAACCATCCAGTTTGCCCATCTGTAAGCTTAATTTTTCTCCAATCATTTAGCTTATCAAGGACGTTCACTTTGGTTCCTTCATGCAGTGTAAATACAATTTCACTATTGTTATTGGGCTCGGAAGTAATTTTAACTTCCTGACTATAAATAATGGCAGGGCTATCATTTTTGAATTCCTGATATTGAAGATACGCAATCAAAATGCTTAGAGCACCAAGAATGAGTGATAGTATGCTAGTTATGAATGCAATACGCTTCTGAGTGGCAAAACGCAAGAAGAAGTAGGACAAATACGCTAAAACAAACAAAAAGATGAATGCGATTGCTATATATGCCCATTGATCAAAAGAGAGAAAATTTACAAAGTCGCTGTACAGTTGGGCAATTTCCGTTTTGGGCATTTCTTCAACCGCATCCAATCGCATGTTCTGGGCATAGGCCAGATTGTTTACTATTTCACTATCACTTGGCTTTAAAAGCAATGCTTTTTCATAATAATAGATGCTGGGACCAATAGCATTTAACTTATAATGGCAATTTCCCAAGTTAAAATATAGTTCTGCAGAGTGCTCCCCATTTTTAAGGATTTGCTGATAATTTTCAATTGCTTTTGAATATTCTCCTTTGTTGTAATTTTCGGTTGCCCTTGAAAAAAGAGCACTATTCTGGGAAATTCCAGAGGTGAAAACAAACAAACAAATTAGAAAGGATATTTTTTTTATGCTCATAATTGCTTATCCAATTTAGAGATTACCTCGCTAGCTTTTTCGTAATCATTTTGCATTTGCACATCCGAAAATGGGCTGTAGCGAGCCATTTCACAATTCTTAAGAAGACCAATAAAACCAGTACTATCATCTTCATTTACTCCTTTTTCAGCAAGAATAGACGTAATTTTTTCTTTACTGAATTCAGAGGTCTCAATCTTCAATTTTGCTTTTAAGTAATTATGGAGCCCCTTTTCAAGGGCAACATAGAATGCCTCCTTATTGCCCAGTTCTTTTTTAGATGTTGAAAGGTATTTTTTGGCAAGCTTGTTGGCCAATTTTATTTTATTTCCAACCGCATCACTAGCAATTGCCTCTCTTTTCTTAAATGAGAATACTGCAATTGGTATCAACAACAAGGGAGCAAACAAAAAGAGATAAAATTTAGTGGAGCCAAAGAAATAATTGGTTCCTATTTTGTTGAGGTTAGGCGTCAATTTAATAAAATGGAACTGCTTTCCAGTAGGCACCACAAATTGTTTGTTGTTTGATGAATTGGCAATACTGGACGAAGATGAATTTACAGGCCCTTCCAATACTTCAATATTGATTTCTTCAGAATTAAGGGTGACGTATCTTGAGGTCTTTGGATTGAAATAACTAAAGGAAATACTAGGGATTGGATATTTACCCCTAAACGAAGGAACAATGGTATAATTATTAGCTACTTTGCCTTCCATTCCAGAACTGCTTGTTCGTACACTTTCATCAAATTCTGGTTCGTAAACTTCCAAAGCACTTGGAAGTTCAGGTTCCGGCAATTGAAAAAGTTTTAGATTCCCTTTTCCAGATACTTCTACTTTAGCTTGAAGCGATTCTGATGCATTCAATTGGGTTTTGCTAGCGGTGACAGAAAATTTAAAATCACCTACTGCTCCACTAAAATTTACTGGCTTCCCTGCTTCAGGCAAAGCTTTTACATTCAATGTTCGTTTACCCGCTGAAACCGTTTTGCTTGTTTGTGTATATATGCGACCTCCAAAAAAGTCTCTTCTATTGGTTGGGACATCAACAAATACTTCTAAGGAAAGCGGTTCAATTTCTAAATTCCCTGATCGCTGTGGATATAGCACAACTCTTTTTAGGATAACATAGCGATAGGGTTTGCCTTGGTACGTGCCATTTTGGGCAGAATGTTTTGTTACTGGAATATCCTGACTCCAAAAATTGTTGTATTTGGGATTGTCCAATGGACGATAATTGGTAACACTGATATTTGGGCTTACATACAGTTTATATACTACACTTACCGCTTCATTGAGATATGGACTGCCCTTTGAAACTTCGGCTACAAGGTGGAGATTCTCGTCTGCAACATCATCCACGGTTTTTTGATCACTAGGTTTATCTACAGCGGCAGTTACTTCAACCGTTTTTGGGAGGGTTTTATAGGTCTCACCACTTATTTCAATAGTTGCTTGGTTTATGGTAAACTTTCCTCTTGCCGTAGGAACCAAGATATAAGAATAGGATTTGGAAAAACTTCGTTTACCATTAATCCAAGAAGAACTTATGGATTGTGAAGGCCCCATTACCACTTTGAAACCTTCAAAAGATGGAGCACTAAAATTATCTCCATCCTTATTCATTGCAAACTCTACCCTAAGACGTTCATTTATGCCAAGTTTTTCCTTGCTAAGTTTCATCTCAAAAGTAACCTCCCCTTCTTGGGCATAGATGGAAAGCCCCATAAAAAGGAATATGTACAAAGCCACTAAAATGCTTTTTGATTTAAACATTACCAATCCTTCTCATTTTTTATTTTCTTACCCTTTACTTTTTTGGCTTCCATTTTTTCCTGCACCTTCTTTTCTTCATTTTGCATTGCCTCTAACAAGTTTTGAATTTGCTGTTTTGAAAGCTGGTTTGGTCTTGGCTGTTGTTTTTGTTCTTCAGGTTGGTTCCCTTCATTAGGCTTCTTTTCTTGTTCCTTCTTTTCATCCCCTTCACCTTCTTTATTTTCTTCAGGCTTATTTTCCCCATTATCTCCTTCATCACCCTTATCCTTGTTTTCATCTTCATTTTGCTCTCCTTCATCATTTTTTTCGTTCTCCCCCTCGTCGTTCTGATCCTTGTTTTTATCCTTTTGGTCTTCCTGATCTTGATTGTCCTTGTTGTCTTGGTTTTCGTCGTTTTTTTGTTCGTCTTGTTGCTTTTTTAGCATTTCTTTGGCTAAGGCAAGGTTGTAACGTGTCTCTTCATCTGTAGGATTGTTGCGCAATGCCTCTTTATAAGCTTCAACAGCTTTTTCGTATTCTTTGCTCTTCATGAACACATTGCCCATATTGTGAAAGGACTTGTGTTTGTCCGTTTTTGAAGAAGCTTTTTCCCCCGCTTGTTTAAAACGGCCAAAAGCTTCACCAAAACTTTCCCTATTGTAATAAGCGGTACCTAAATTGAATGGAGCTGTTGCATTTTTATCGCTTTTGGAAATGGCTCTTCGATAGTCAGATTCTGCCATGAGAAAATCATTGGCAGTGAGTTGCTTGTTTGCTTCCCAGGTAAGGTTTGTTGAGGCAGTAAGCGCTTTTTCCGCTTCCTTCAACGCTTTTGTTTCTTCCTGTGCTTGTGCGTTAAGCCCAATAAAAAAAGTTAGACCCAACAATAACCTCATCTTATACATCGTCATGTTCATTAAAAAGATTAAGTTTTTTCAACCATTTTGTTTTTCTATCCAAAAGGAAAATATCCAAAAATAAAAATAAAAGCCCTATACCCAAGAACCACTGAAATTGGTCTTTATACTCGGCGAACTGTTTGGCTTCAAACTCTTTTTTATCCATCTGGTTTAATTGTTCCTTAATATATTCTACGGCTTTTCCCGTATTGGAACCATCAATATATTCTCCATTGCCCTCACTTGCAATTTCGGTTAAGACGTCTTCATTAAGTTTTGTAATGACAACTTCTCCTTGGTTGTCTTTCTTCAAGCTTTCAACAATGCCATTTTTTTTGATGGGAATTGGTGCTCCTTTTGGTTTTCCAACACCAATGGTAAAAATTCGGATGCCACTTTGTGTTGCATTCTCTACGGCATCAATGGTAGAGCGTTCCGAATGATCTTCTCCATCTGAAACAATAAATAGAACCCTGTTGGTCTGTTCCGAATCATCATAATAGGTGCTTGCCAAATCTATGGCCGCATTAATTGCTGTCCCTTGTGATGATAGCATGTTGGTGTTCATACTTTGCAGGAACATTTTTGCTGCTCCGTAGTCAGTGGTAATTGGTAATTGTGGGTATGCTTGACCGGCGTATGCAATGATTCCAATGCGGT contains:
- a CDS encoding VWA domain-containing protein is translated as MIQLDEKIYFYLLAIIPVMVLAFFFLQVWKKRTQRQFADVKLLNRMAPNKSRLKSALKLIFLLLGLTFLILGLVNPKIGTKLETVKREGVDIVFALDVSKSMLAEDIAPNRLEKAKRLISEIINQLASDRIGIIAYAGQAYPQLPITTDYGAAKMFLQSMNTNMLSSQGTAINAAIDLASTYYDDSEQTNRVLFIVSDGEDHSERSTIDAVENATQSGIRIFTIGVGKPKGAPIPIKKNGIVESLKKDNQGEVVITKLNEDVLTEIASEGNGEYIDGSNTGKAVEYIKEQLNQMDKKEFEAKQFAEYKDQFQWFLGIGLLFLFLDIFLLDRKTKWLKKLNLFNEHDDV